From a region of the Tachysurus fulvidraco isolate hzauxx_2018 chromosome 5, HZAU_PFXX_2.0, whole genome shotgun sequence genome:
- the LOC113640764 gene encoding polymeric immunoglobulin receptor-like isoform X2, with the protein MKILLIFTLCLISDGGASKEVTAYSGGGILIKCKYDTAYRYNKKYFCKGSWAVCSDQIKTGDKNQWVNSGRFSLFDDTKSSEFWVMIRELTVQDTGTYQCGVDRTSVIDIYTPVELKVKEGSLVSREVTAYAGGRINIKCRYEDEYKDKSKSFCKIGTHQWCFNQKQTKLNSDWSHNGRFSIHDNRSAGFFSVFITELNIEDTGTYACGGVVSDNLAVYTVVTLNVREDLSYEKSISETVHVGGDLTVRCKYPQSLRNDPKFLCRRTQDFTCFYKDSVKENRKYLNIGKFSLYDDREKQIFTASIRDVTKQDSEYWCGAEKAWTSDHGYKVYFTRINLTVTDPYIPVSTSKPTRPSSSSSSSSSSSSSSSSSSSSSSSSPSSSSSSSISSPLLRLTDKNKSWTTPASPPAGFPAFTVITVSVILLLLLIGTIILTVVLQKNCSMQGTHTHAHTHTQHVKCLTC; encoded by the exons ATGAAGATTCTCCTCATCTTCACCCTCTGTCTGATCTCAG ATGGAGGAGCCTCAAAGGAAGTGACAGCATATTCAGGAGGAGGAATCCTTATCAAGTGCAAGTATGATACAGCATACAgatataacaaaaaatatttctgtaagggTTCATGGGCAGTCTGTTCTGACCAAATAAAGACAGGAGATAAAAACCAGTGGGTAAATTCAGGAAGATTCTCACTGTTTGATGACACCAAATCATCAGAGTTCtgggtgatgatcagagagctcaCTGTACAGGACACTGGGACGTAtcagtgtggagttgatagaaCTTCAGTGATAGACATTTACACACCGGTGGAACTGAAGGTAAAGGAAG GGTCCTTGGTCTCTAGAGAAGTGACTGCATATGCAGGGGGAAGAATTAACATCAAATGCAGATATGAGGATGAATATAAAGACAAATCAAAATCATTCTGTAAGATCGgaacacatcagtggtgttttaatcaaaaacaaacaaaactgaacagTGATTGGTCACATAATGGCAGATTCTCAATTCATGACAACAGAAGTGCAGGattcttcagtgtgtttatcacAGAGCTTAATATAGAGGACACAGGAACATACgcgtgtggtggtgttgtgtctgATAATCTGGCGGTCTACACTGTAGTGACACTGAATGTAAGAGAAG ATCTGTCCTATGAGAAGTCCATCAGTGAGACTGTCCATGTAGGAGGAGATTTAACTGTCAGATGTAAATACCCACAATCCCTGAGGAATGACCCCAAGTTTCTCTGCAGGAGGACGCaagattttacttgtttttataaGGACTCTGTTAAAGAgaatagaaaatatttaaatattgggAAATTCTCCCTGTATgatgacagagaaaaacaaatcttcACTGCAAGTATTAGAGATGTAACTAAGCAGGACTCTGAATACTGGTGTGGAGCTGAAAAAGCCTGGACATCTGATCATGGATACAAGGTTTATTTCACACGGATCAACCTGACAGTCACTG ATCCATATATCCCAGTTTCAACCTCAAAGCCAACAcgtccttcatcatcatcatcatcatcatcatcatcatcatcatcatcatcatcatcatcatcatcatcttcatcatcaccatcatcatcatcatcatcatcaatatcatCCCCACTTCTTCGTCtcacagataaaaacaaatcctGGACTACTCCAGCTTCTCCTCCAGCAG GATTTCCAGCTTTCACTGTTATcactgtgtctgtaattctgctgctgcttctgattGGAACCATAATCCTCACTGTGGTTTTACAAAAGAATTGCAGTAtgcaaggtacacacacacatgcacacacacacacacaacatgttaaatgtttaaCATGTTGA
- the LOC113640764 gene encoding polymeric immunoglobulin receptor-like isoform X1, with amino-acid sequence MKILLIFTLCLISDGGASKEVTAYSGGGILIKCKYDTAYRYNKKYFCKGSWAVCSDQIKTGDKNQWVNSGRFSLFDDTKSSEFWVMIRELTVQDTGTYQCGVDRTSVIDIYTPVELKVKEGSLVSREVTAYAGGRINIKCRYEDEYKDKSKSFCKIGTHQWCFNQKQTKLNSDWSHNGRFSIHDNRSAGFFSVFITELNIEDTGTYACGGVVSDNLAVYTVVTLNVREDLSYEKSISETVHVGGDLTVRCKYPQSLRNDPKFLCRRTQDFTCFYKDSVKENRKYLNIGKFSLYDDREKQIFTASIRDVTKQDSEYWCGAEKAWTSDHGYKVYFTRINLTVTDPYIPVSTSKPTRPSSSSSSSSSSSSSSSSSSSSSSSSPSSSSSSSISSPLLRLTDKNKSWTTPASPPAGFPAFTVITVSVILLLLLIGTIILTVVLQKNCSMQATAVSVGQHCDQKSGNDQSVF; translated from the exons ATGAAGATTCTCCTCATCTTCACCCTCTGTCTGATCTCAG ATGGAGGAGCCTCAAAGGAAGTGACAGCATATTCAGGAGGAGGAATCCTTATCAAGTGCAAGTATGATACAGCATACAgatataacaaaaaatatttctgtaagggTTCATGGGCAGTCTGTTCTGACCAAATAAAGACAGGAGATAAAAACCAGTGGGTAAATTCAGGAAGATTCTCACTGTTTGATGACACCAAATCATCAGAGTTCtgggtgatgatcagagagctcaCTGTACAGGACACTGGGACGTAtcagtgtggagttgatagaaCTTCAGTGATAGACATTTACACACCGGTGGAACTGAAGGTAAAGGAAG GGTCCTTGGTCTCTAGAGAAGTGACTGCATATGCAGGGGGAAGAATTAACATCAAATGCAGATATGAGGATGAATATAAAGACAAATCAAAATCATTCTGTAAGATCGgaacacatcagtggtgttttaatcaaaaacaaacaaaactgaacagTGATTGGTCACATAATGGCAGATTCTCAATTCATGACAACAGAAGTGCAGGattcttcagtgtgtttatcacAGAGCTTAATATAGAGGACACAGGAACATACgcgtgtggtggtgttgtgtctgATAATCTGGCGGTCTACACTGTAGTGACACTGAATGTAAGAGAAG ATCTGTCCTATGAGAAGTCCATCAGTGAGACTGTCCATGTAGGAGGAGATTTAACTGTCAGATGTAAATACCCACAATCCCTGAGGAATGACCCCAAGTTTCTCTGCAGGAGGACGCaagattttacttgtttttataaGGACTCTGTTAAAGAgaatagaaaatatttaaatattgggAAATTCTCCCTGTATgatgacagagaaaaacaaatcttcACTGCAAGTATTAGAGATGTAACTAAGCAGGACTCTGAATACTGGTGTGGAGCTGAAAAAGCCTGGACATCTGATCATGGATACAAGGTTTATTTCACACGGATCAACCTGACAGTCACTG ATCCATATATCCCAGTTTCAACCTCAAAGCCAACAcgtccttcatcatcatcatcatcatcatcatcatcatcatcatcatcatcatcatcatcatcatcatcttcatcatcaccatcatcatcatcatcatcatcaatatcatCCCCACTTCTTCGTCtcacagataaaaacaaatcctGGACTACTCCAGCTTCTCCTCCAGCAG GATTTCCAGCTTTCACTGTTATcactgtgtctgtaattctgctgctgcttctgattGGAACCATAATCCTCACTGTGGTTTTACAAAAGAATTGCAGTAtgcaag CAACAGCAGTTTCTGTTGGCCAGCATTGTGACCAAAAATCAGGAAATGACCAGAG tgttttctag
- the LOC113640764 gene encoding polymeric immunoglobulin receptor-like isoform X3: MKILLIFTLCLISDGGASKEVTAYSGGGILIKCKYDTAYRYNKKYFCKGSWAVCSDQIKTGDKNQWVNSGRFSLFDDTKSSEFWVMIRELTVQDTGTYQCGVDRTSVIDIYTPVELKVKEGSLVSREVTAYAGGRINIKCRYEDEYKDKSKSFCKIGTHQWCFNQKQTKLNSDWSHNGRFSIHDNRSAGFFSVFITELNIEDTGTYACGGVVSDNLAVYTVVTLNVREDLSYEKSISETVHVGGDLTVRCKYPQSLRNDPKFLCRRTQDFTCFYKDSVKENRKYLNIGKFSLYDDREKQIFTASIRDVTKQDSEYWCGAEKAWTSDHGYKVYFTRINLTVTVSTSKPTRPSSSSSSSSSSSSSSSSSSSSSSSSPSSSSSSSISSPLLRLTDKNKSWTTPASPPAGFPAFTVITVSVILLLLLIGTIILTVVLQKNCSMQATAVSVGQHCDQKSGNDQSVF, encoded by the exons ATGAAGATTCTCCTCATCTTCACCCTCTGTCTGATCTCAG ATGGAGGAGCCTCAAAGGAAGTGACAGCATATTCAGGAGGAGGAATCCTTATCAAGTGCAAGTATGATACAGCATACAgatataacaaaaaatatttctgtaagggTTCATGGGCAGTCTGTTCTGACCAAATAAAGACAGGAGATAAAAACCAGTGGGTAAATTCAGGAAGATTCTCACTGTTTGATGACACCAAATCATCAGAGTTCtgggtgatgatcagagagctcaCTGTACAGGACACTGGGACGTAtcagtgtggagttgatagaaCTTCAGTGATAGACATTTACACACCGGTGGAACTGAAGGTAAAGGAAG GGTCCTTGGTCTCTAGAGAAGTGACTGCATATGCAGGGGGAAGAATTAACATCAAATGCAGATATGAGGATGAATATAAAGACAAATCAAAATCATTCTGTAAGATCGgaacacatcagtggtgttttaatcaaaaacaaacaaaactgaacagTGATTGGTCACATAATGGCAGATTCTCAATTCATGACAACAGAAGTGCAGGattcttcagtgtgtttatcacAGAGCTTAATATAGAGGACACAGGAACATACgcgtgtggtggtgttgtgtctgATAATCTGGCGGTCTACACTGTAGTGACACTGAATGTAAGAGAAG ATCTGTCCTATGAGAAGTCCATCAGTGAGACTGTCCATGTAGGAGGAGATTTAACTGTCAGATGTAAATACCCACAATCCCTGAGGAATGACCCCAAGTTTCTCTGCAGGAGGACGCaagattttacttgtttttataaGGACTCTGTTAAAGAgaatagaaaatatttaaatattgggAAATTCTCCCTGTATgatgacagagaaaaacaaatcttcACTGCAAGTATTAGAGATGTAACTAAGCAGGACTCTGAATACTGGTGTGGAGCTGAAAAAGCCTGGACATCTGATCATGGATACAAGGTTTATTTCACACGGATCAACCTGACAGTCACTG TTTCAACCTCAAAGCCAACAcgtccttcatcatcatcatcatcatcatcatcatcatcatcatcatcatcatcatcatcatcatcatcttcatcatcaccatcatcatcatcatcatcatcaatatcatCCCCACTTCTTCGTCtcacagataaaaacaaatcctGGACTACTCCAGCTTCTCCTCCAGCAG GATTTCCAGCTTTCACTGTTATcactgtgtctgtaattctgctgctgcttctgattGGAACCATAATCCTCACTGTGGTTTTACAAAAGAATTGCAGTAtgcaag CAACAGCAGTTTCTGTTGGCCAGCATTGTGACCAAAAATCAGGAAATGACCAGAG tgttttctag